CAAGCAGGACGCGTTGGTGGCCGCGCGGACCACGCTCGACGATCTGCAGAACGAGGTGGACCGGCTGGAGAACGAGGTCGAGCAGGTGCGGTCCAGGCAGCAGCGCGACCGTCAGCTGATGGACTCCACCGAGTCCTCCAAGCAGCTCGAGGACCTGCAGCACGAGATGAGCACCCTGAGCAGGCGCGAGGCCGCGCTGGAGGACGACATGCTGGAGGTCATGGAGCGCCGCGAGGCGCAGGAGACCGAGGTTTCGCACGCCCAGCGGGCCGTGGACGCGGCGGAGTCCGAACTGGAGGACGCGCGCAACGCCCGCGACGAGGCGCTGGCCGACCTGGAAAGCGACGAGGCGAAGCGGCTCGCCGAGCGGGAGTCCCTGACGGGCGAGATACCGCAGCAGCTCCTCGACCTCTACGAGCGCATCCGGCAGCAGCGCGGGGCGGGCGCCGGGTACCTGCAGGGGGGCAGGTGCGGAGCCTGCCGCCTCGAACTGGACCGGGCGGCGCTCGCCTCGGTGCGGGAGGCGGCGGCCGACGACGTGGTGCGCTGCGAGGAGTGCGGCGCGATCATGGTGCGTACCAAGGAGTCGGGTCTGTGAGCACGCGAGTGATCGTCGAGGCAGACGGCGGCTCGCGCGGCAACCCGGGGGCGGCCGGTTTCGGGGCGGTGGTCCGCGACGCCGACACCGGTGCCGTGCTGGCCGAGCGTTCCGGAGGACTGGGGGAGGCGACCAACAACGTCGCCGAGTACCGGGGCATGATCGCCGGGGTCACGGCCGCCCTGGAGCTCGGCGCGGCGGAAGCCGAGATCCGACTGGACTCCAAACTCGTCGTCGAGCAGATGTCGGGCAGGTGGCGGGTCAAGCACGAGGCGCTGCGGCCGTTGGCCGCCGAGGCCCGGCGGCTCGTCTCGCGGCTGACCTCGGCGCGGTTCGAGTGGATCCCGCGCAACCGCAACACCCACGCCGACCGGCTCGCCAACGAGGCGATGGACCGGCAGGCGGACGGCGAGGAGCCGGTGCCGGAACCGGCCGCCCCGACGGTTTCCGCCGACCCGGCCGCGCGGACCGAGCCGGTGACGCGTTCCTCCGCAGCGGAGGCCGCGTCCGCGAGTCCCACACCGGGAGGCGTGGCCAGCTGGAGCGGCGCGGTGGGATCACCGACGCGGCTGTTGCTGCTGCGGCACGGGCAGTCCCCGATGTCGGTGGACAAGCGCTACTCGGGCAGGGGGGACGTTCCCCTCACTGAACTGGGCGAACGGCAGGCCCGGGCGGCGGCCGGGCGGTTGTTGACGATGGACGAGCTCTCGGCCGGGGAAGGGGCGGTTCCGGTGCTCTCCTCCCCGCTGAGCCGCGCGCGCGGTACCGCCGAGGCGGTGGCCAGGGCCGTCGACGGGCGGTTGGTGTCGCACGACGGACTGATGGAGACCGATTTCGGGGCTTGGGAGGGGCTGACCTTCACCGAGGCGTCCGAGCGGTACCCGGAGCTGCATCGCGGCTGGCTCGGCGATCCCGCCGTGGCGCCCCCGGAGGGCGAGAGCATGAACGCGGTCTTCGAGCGGGTCGACGTGGTGCGGCGGGAACTGCTGCGGGAGTACGCGGGGCGGACGATCGTGCTCGTCACGCACGTCACCCCGATCAAGGCGCTGCTGCGCATGGCCCTGGGAGTGGGGCCCGAGCTGTTCTACCGGCTGCACCTCGACCTGGCCTCGTTGTCGGTGGCGGAGTTCTACCCCGACGGCAACGCCTCGGTGAGGTTGGTCAACGACACCTCGCACCTGCGGGGGCTCTGAGCCCTCCCCGCCCCGTCGGGGCCTCGTGTCGGGTGGAGTCCCGTCACGGGCCAGTGGGCCGGACGAGCGCGTGGACGGACAGTGCTCGCGTCCCGGAGGCACGGTGGGGCGCGGTGATCCGTGATCGCCGCGCCCCACCGCATCCCCGAGGTGCTCCCCGCGGTTTCAGAGGGCGACCTGTTCGCGTGCCAGCAGCACGGCACCGTCGAGCTCGGCGTTGCTCAGCGAGCTCGTCACCAGGCGGCAGGCGGAGTGCGGCAGCGAGGAGTACCGCACCGCCTCCTCCATGGGGTGCCGCAGGACCTGCCCGGCGGCCGCCACCGTGCCGCCGAGCACGACCAGGTCCGGGTTCAGCACGTTCAGCAGGTAGGCGATTCCCCGCCCCAGGCCTGTCCCGGCTCGGCGCACCGCCGCCTCCGCTCCGGCGTCGCCGTCCTCGGCCGCCGTCAGCACGTCGTCGATGTCGCAGTCGGGAGCGAGTCCCGTTGGGGTGCCGGTCTCGGCGGCCTCGCGGACCGACTGCAGGATGGCGAGCTGGGAGGCCACGCTCTCCAGGCATCCCGAGTTGCCGCAGGCGCACGGCCTGCCGTTGTCCTCGACGCGGCAGTGGCCGATCTCGCCGCCGATCCCCGCGGCTCCCGCGAACAGCCGGGAGTCGAGCACGACGCCGGCGCCGATCCCCATGCTGACCATGACCCGGACGAAGTTGGTCACGTCCTCGCCCCAGCCGAAGCGCTGTTCCGCCAGCGCGCCCGCGTGGGCCTCGTTGTAGATCACCGCCGGGACGTCGAACTGCTCCTCGACCCATTCCCGGATCGGCACGTCGTGCCAGTCCAGGTTGGGGGCGAGCAGGCAGCGCCCGCTGCGGTGATCGACCAGCCCGGAGACCGAGACCCCGACGGAGGCGATGCGCCCGGTGGGAACGCCCGCTCGTTCCGCGGCCCGCTCGACCAGCGGTCCCAGCTGTCGCACGCCGGAGGCGGGGTCCCCGACCGAGCTGGGCACGGACTCCGTGGCCAGCGTCCTGCCGAGGGCGTCCGCGACCGCCACCGAACTGCGACGTACCCCCAGGTGCACTCCCACGTGGGCGCGCGCGTCCGGGTTGAAGACCACGAGGTTTGGTCGGCGGCCGCCTATGATGCCTGCCTCGCCGACTCCGGCGGGGACGAGCAGCCCTTCCTCTAGCAGCGAGTCGATGATCGATGAGACCGAGGGCTTGGTCAGGCCGGTCGTGCGGGCCACCGCCGCGCGCGAGCGCGCTTGGCCGTCGCTGAACAGCTCGAGCATGTGCTGTCGGTTCATCTGCCGGACCGTCCGGGGGTCGGCCATGCTGCGAAAACCTCCTTGCGCGGCCCGCACAACCGGTGTCGGGCGCCAGTGTCGTTACTCCAGGTAATCGACACGAAACATGAAATTTCGTTCAGTTGCTGTCTTGACACATGTTGGTAAGGATATGATCCTTACCAACCATTGCTGGGTCACACTTCCCCGTGAGTGCAATGGAGCATAGATGTCCTTCCATTCCAACACCGGCACCTCGGGTGCCGGATCTCACGCCCGTCCGCTGCGAACGGCGCACTTCGCCTCGGTCGCGGCGCTCGGCGGGTTCCTCTTCGGGTACGACACCGCCGTGATCAACGGGGGTGTCACCGCGATCCGCGAGACCTTCGGAGTCGGTGCCGTCGTAACCGGGCTGGCCGTCGCGATGGCCCTGATCGGCTCAGCGGTCGGCGCCTGGTACGCCGGGACGCTAGCCGACCGGTACGGCCGGCTGGTGACGATGCGCACGGCCGCCGTGCTGTTCCTGCTGAGCGCGATCGGGTCGGCACTGCCGTTCACCGTCTGGGACTTCACCCTCTGGCGGCTCCTCGGTGGTGTCGCCGTCGGCATGGCCTCGGTGATCGCGCCCGCCTACATCGCCGAGATCGCTCCGGCCAGGAACCGGGGGAGGCTCGGCACGCTGCAACAACTGGCCATCGTGCTGGGGATCGCGATCTCCCAGGTCGTCAACTGGGGCATCGCGGGCATGGCGGGAGGTGCCGCCGAGCCGCTGCTGGGGCTCGACGCGTGGCAGTGGATGCTGGCAGTGGAGGCCGTTCCCGCCGTCCTCTACGGCGTGCTGGCGTTCACGATCCCCGAGTCGCCGCGCTACCTGGTCATGCGCGGCCAGCTGAGCCGGGCCCATCAGGTCCTGAGCACCACCGAGGAGGGTGATCTCGACGAGCGGCTCGACGAGATCCGGGAGTCCGTGGTGAACGACCACCGGCCCCGGGTGCGCGACCTCCGCAGGGCGGGCACCGGCCTGTTCCCGATCGTCTGGATCGGCATCGTCCTGTCGGTGTTACAGCAGTTCGGCGGGATCAACGTCATCTTCTACTACTCGTCGGCGCTGTGGCAGTCGGTCGGGATCGACGAGTCGAGCTCGTTGCTGCTGAGCCTGTCCACGCAGTTCTTCAACATCCTGGGCACCGTCATAGCCCTGCTGCTGCTGGACAGGGTCGGACGACGCCCGCTGCTGCTGACCGGGTCCGTGGGCATGACCATCATGCTGGGGCTGGCCACGTACGCGTTCAGTCACGCGAGCACCGTGGACGGCGAACCGAACCTGGCCAACCCGTACGGTCCCATGGCGCTGGTCGCCGCACACGTCTTCGTGTTCTTCTTCGCCATCTCGTGGGGTCCGGTCGTGTGGGTGCTGCTGGGCGAGATGTTCCCGAACCGGTTCCGCGCCCCGGCCCTGGCGGTGGCCGCCGCGGCCCAGTGGCTGGCGAACTTCCTCATCACCGCCACGTTCCCGCCGCTGTCCGAGATCAGCCTGTCGATGACCTACCTCGGCTACACCGCGTTCGCGGCCCTGTCGGTGTGGTTCGTGCTCAAGTGGGTCCCGGAGACCAAGGGGCGGACGCTGGAGGACATGGACCGCGCCACCATGACGCCGACGGGCTGACGAGGTCCTCCGGTCGGGTAGCGGGGTGGGGCCCTCCGTGGTGGGAGGCGCCGCCCCGGCCGGAACCCCGACCGGGAAATTTCGGTATGCTGGAAAGAGGACGAGTCGACCGGGCGGCCGCGGCGGGGTTCGGCCCCGCCGAGGAAAGTCCGGACTCCACAGGGCAGGGTGGTTGCTAACGGCAACCAGGGGTGACCCTCGGGAAAGTGCCACAGAAAGCAAACCGCCCGGCCGTACCGTTCGGCCGGGTAAGGGTGAAAGGGTGGTGTAAGAGACCACCAGCGTCCCCGGTGACGGGGGCGGCTAGGTAAACCCCACCCGGAGCAAGGTCAAGAGGGCACCGGTTCGGTGTCTGCGCAAGTGTTAGAGGGCGGCCCGTCCGAGACTTGCGGGTAGACCGCTGGAGCCTGTCGGTGACGGCAGGCCTAGATGGATGGTCGCCACGTGGCGAGGCGTCGAAACCCCGCCACGTACAGGATCCGGCTTACAGGTCGGCTCGTCCGCTCGCCCCTTCCCGCGAGCTCTCCCGGCCCCACTCCGTCGGCCGATGGTGCGACAACCCCCGCCGAATAACGATCATCCGGCCGCACGCGATCTAACCTCGCCGGAAAATGGGGAGGTTGTGACCTTGGGAGAGTACATTTTCGCCTCTGACGACCGGCTCACCGAGATCCACCTCGGTGCGCTGGACAGAGCCTTCGACCGGATCAGCATCCAACGGCTGCTCGACTCCGGTGTGGGGCCGGGTTGGCGGTGCCTCGACGTCGGGGCCGGCAGCGGTTCGCTGGCGAGCTGGCTGGCCCGTCGAGTCGGACGAAGCGGCGAGGTGGTCGCCACCGACGTCGATCTGCGCGGGCTGCGACACGTGGCCGGTTCGAACCTGCGCGTCCTCGAGCACGACATCACGGTCGACGCCCTGTCCCGGGGTAGCTACGACCTCGTGCACGGGCGGCTGCTGCTGATCCTGCTCCAGCGGCGGCGGGAGCTGCTGGAACCGCTGGTGCGGGCGCTCAAACCCGGCGGAGTCCTGCTCATGGAGGACTTCGACGTCGAAGGGGCGGGAACGGTGTGCGCCCCCAGCGCGGCCGAGGGGGAGCTCTTCGACAGGGTGCTGTGGTCCTATTTGGATGCCATGTCGGCCGCCGGGGCGGACATACACTGGGGGCGACACCTCTACGGCGAGCTGTGCCGCATCGGACTGCGGGATGTCAGTTCCGTGGGCACGGCCGAGGTGTGGCGTGGTGGCTCGCCGGGCTGCGAGCTGATCCAGGCGAATTTCACCCAGTTGAGGGAACGCATGCTCGCCGAAGGCAGGGTGGACCCCGACGAACTGCGGCGTGCCACGGAACTGCTCGGTGATCCGCGTTTCGCGATGCGCGGCTTCCTGCTCGTCGGCAATTCGGGGATCCGCTGATCCCGTCCCGCGCCGGTGCCCGTCGCGCGTTCCGTTCCGATCCAGCTCCCCGCCGGTTCCGGGACGGAGGCGCGGCTCGTGCGAGGATGATCAACGCTGGTTTCACTGGAGTGTGATGTGGGATCAGGCATCATCGTCGTGGGTACCGACGATCACCGGCGCCGCTGCCGGGGTTCGAACAGTCGCGAAAGGATGGTCCTCGGTGGGCCGCTGTCGAACCTTCCACTCGGGACGGAACGCGGAACGGGATGGGTGGAGAAGTGGTCCCTTCCCGTTCTCCGGAACAGGGGACTGCGCCGTGCGAGTGGTTTTCAACCCCGGCGGGCATGCTGTAAGAGTGACACGTTCGGCGCCACACCCGGTGGGCGCTACCACTACTTCGGGGACGCGTGTCATGTTCTACTCGATACCGCGTGCCGGGCACCCCCCGGTTTGTCGAGGAAAGCCGACAACCGCTCGTACACAGAGGTAACAATGACCGCCGTGCCACTGCTAGCTCTCGACCAGATCGCCGCGCTCGCCGCGACGAGGCCCCCGGTCGCGGTGCTCGCGCAGACCGATCTGAACACCGATGGTATCCGGGGCTGGATTCTGGACAACCTGCTCCCGCTGTTGCTGTTGACCGTGGCACTGCTGCTGCTGTGGCTGGGAGGCGGCAAGGGCGACAACGCCGGTGTGATGCGCCGCGTCGGAGGCGTCTTCGTCGCGCTGGCGATAATCGGCCTCGCCGTCAGCGGGACCGGTGTGGACATCGGAACCTTCATAGCCGGCCTGTTCAGTACCAGTAGCGGGTGACCGGCCGAGCAGTCGGCTCGATGGGGCAGGTGGCAAGGACATGCAGGTACGTACCGACGACGAGGTTTACCGGGTGGACGCGGTCTGGCTGGGTCCGCCGAAGGCGACTTTCCCGTGGCGGGCGCGCTACGTCGCCTGGGGCGTGGGTATCCTGATCTTTCTGCTGGTTCTCGCCGCGGAACGTCGGATGAACATCGGTTTCGGCTTCTTCTCCACGGCGTGGGCGATGGTCATCACGATCGCCCTGACCCGGCTGATCTGTTCCCGGATCAGTCACGAGCGCCCGCTGAGCGCCGTACTGGTGATGTGGCTGCGCGAGCTCACCGCCCCACGGGGAAGTTCCAAGGGCAGAGGGGGCGCCGCGAGCGCCGCCGCCCTCCGGGTCAGTGCGCGGCGCCCACGTCCCGCCGCCCGGTCCAAACGGTCCAAGCGGTCCGAACGTACGAAGCGGTCCGGCACGGCGAGCGGTGCCGCGCGCTCCGGTCCCACCAGTCCCACCCGGCAGAGTGCGGGGCCCGGCCCCGGCCAAGAGGCCCGGAAGCCGCGCGATTCCGCGCGATCCGGCGCCACCGGGCGGGGCAGAACCCTCAACAGACGTGTGCGTAGCAAGGAGGTTCGCGGTGTTCGGTCGCGGGCGAGGTCGTGAGCACGATTCCAGGCGGGCCTCGGGGCAACAGCATCGTGCCGCGCCGCAGAAGGCGTCGAAGACCGCACGGACCGGTAAGCGCGGGGACCGCAAGCTCTCCGGTGAGCAGTCCCTGCCCAGCTACACGCCGTCGATAGCCGCGCGCTCCATCGACGGGCACCTGCTGCGCACCGGCCAGGACGTCTTCGCCTGGTACCGGTTGTCCCCGCAGCGCTGGTCGTTTCGCTCCGACTCCCAGCGGCAGGACCTCATCGCCGCCATCGCCGGGCAGTACGCCGAACTGCAGGGACGTTGGCTGCACCTGCGCGTGACCAACCGCCCCTATCCGATCCGGATGTGGGCGGAGGCGCATGTGCGTAACGCACACAACCCGCCGCCCGACGTACCGGGCGCGTTGAGTTTCGACGACTACATGGTCGGTGAGCAGCAGCAGCTCATGGGACGGTCGATGGCCGAGAAGGAGGTCTACCTCGGCGTGCAGGTCCAGACCCGCAACGTGGTGGACCGCGCGGTCGAGCGGGCCGCGCCGCTGCTGCGCCGGGTCTTCCCGGAGGCCGTCGACGCGGAACTGGTCGCGTTGGACAGCGAGATCGAGCACCTCGACCAGGTGATCGGCTCGGCCGGGCTGGACGGCAGGCCCGTCACGGCCGAGGAGATCTCCTGGCTGATGCACCGCTCGTGCTCGCTCGGGCTGCCCGCCCCCCGCAACCTGCCCGCCACCCCAGGCGGCGAGTGGCAGCCGGAGGATCTGGCCTCCTTCACCGACGCGGCCGACATGCACCAGGAGCCCTACGCCCCCACCGTCACCGTCCGGGGACGCACCGGCTCCAACGCGGGGGTGAGCAGGCAGGTGGCCGTGCTGACCCTCGGCCAGACGCACGGGTTGCAGATCCCCGAAGTGGACGATCCCTGGTTGCAGCACTCCGACCGGTTGCCAGCGCCGGTCGAGTGGTCGGCGCGCATCTACGTCCGCCGCCCCGAGGACGTGGGGGGCGAACTGCAGCGTCAGATGAACAAGGTGCGTTCCCAGGTCCGGCACTACACCGAGGAACACGGCCTGGAACCCCCCACCTCGCTGGCCAGGCAGGCGGGCAGGGTGCTGGAGATCGACGACGAGATGACCTCCGGGTTCACCGCCCTGGCCACCCGGGTCCGCTCCTGGTGGCGGATGTCGGTGTCCGGGCCCACCGAACGCGACGCGCTGCGGCTCGCCCAGCAGCTGCTCGACCTCTACAAGCCCAAGGTGGCCATCGAACACCCCGAGGCCCAGTACGCCATGGCGCGGGAGTTCATCCCCGGTGAACCCCTCGCCTCCGGGGCCTACATGCGCCGCGGCTCGGTGGTGTGGGCGGCCTCCTCGGTGCCGCAGGCCACCGCCGAGGTCGGCGACCGCAGGGGCGTGCTGCTGGGCGAGACCTGTACCGCCACCCGGCGTCCGGTGGCCTGGGACCCGTGGATGGCCCAGGAAGTGCGCGACGCCTCCGGGCTGACCGCCATGGTCGCCGGGCTCGGCGGCGGCAAGTCCTTCCTCGGCGGCGGTCTGGTGTACAAGACGCTGCGTGCCGGTGCTTACTGGACCCTGCTGGACCCCTCCGGGCCGTTGGCCGAGCTGTGCGAACTGCCGGAACTGCGGCCCTACGCCCGTCCGATCAACCTGCTCAACGCCCAGCCGGGCATCCTCAACCCGTACCGGGTGGTCGCCGAGCCGGAGTTGGAGCACTTCGTCGACGAGGAGGACCCGGAGCGCAGCTGGCGGCGGGAACGCGCGCTGGCCGCCGCCACCCGGCGCCGCCTGGTGCTCGACGTGCTCACCGGCCTGCTGCCCTACGACGTCGCCCGCATGCCGCAGACCCGGATCGTGCTGCTGCGCGCCGTCCGGGCGGTGGGCGGAAGGCCGGACGCCCATCCCGGCATGGTGTTCGAAGCGCTGCGCAGGGACGCCAGTGAGCACCACGAACACGCCGTGGTGGTCGCGGACTTCCTCGACGAGGTCCGGGAGCGGATGTCGCTGCTGATCCCGGAGGCCGACGCCGACCCCTACTCCCAGCGCAGGGAGGACCGGCTGACCGTGCTCACCATGGCCGGGCTCACCCTCCCCAAGGACGGTGTCGGGCGGGAGCACTGGACCGACAGCGAGGCGCTGGGCGTGCAGCTGCTCAACCTCGCGGCGTGGCTGACCCAGCGCACCGTCTACGAGCGCCCGAAGGAGGAACGCAAGGGGGTCTGGATCGACGAGGCCTTCTTCCTGTCCGAAGTGCCCACCGGCCGCGTGCTGATGAACCGCTTCGCGCGTGACTCCCGGAAGTGGAACGTGCGGGTGCTGCTCTCCAGCCAGATACCCGCCGACTTCCTGCGCATCCAGGGTTTCGTCTCGCTGCTGGACTCGGTGTTCATCGGCAGGCTCGACGACGAGCAGGCCCAGTCCGACGCGCTGCGGCTGCTGAAGGTGCCGGTCGACGCGGGCTACGAGCAGGTCGTCTCCGCGCTGGGGCGCCGTCCCGGTCCGGCCCGCAACAGCACCGAGCGAGACCGCTCGCCCAGGCAGTTCATCTTCGGTGACGGTGACGGCGGCGTCGAGCGCATCAGGATCGACTTCAGCGGTCCCCACCTGCAGCACCTGCGGGACTCGTTGGACACCACGCCGGTCGTCGAGGACTCCGACGAGGATTCGACGGGTGGCAACGAGTCGCTGACGCCGAACTCCGACTCCATAGCCGAGATCGGTGGCGCCGACACCGACGAGGAGCCGGTCTCCGAAGAGGACGAGGAGCTGCTGGAGGACTTCACCGAGTGGGAGCTCACCACCGCTGGGGTGGGGCGCGACGATCACCAGACCGATTCAGGCGAGGATCCCGGCGGCAGTAACGGTTACCGGGGCGGGGACCGAGCACGAGGAGTTTCCTGATCGTGTGGTTGCTGTTGATCCTTTCGGGAGCGGCCGTGGCGCTGGTCGCCCTGGTCCGACGGGCACGTCGCGGCCTCGGCGGCCTCCCGGCCCGCGGCGGTGGGCGCCGCGGGGCGCTGACGATCGTGGTCGCGCTGCTGGGGACGCAGGCGCTGGTCGGAGCCCCCGTCCACGCGCAGCCGCTGGACTGCACCCAGCCCCCCACACCGGGACGCCCTGGCACCGGCATGGTCGGAGCCCTGGACCCCGCCCCGATCGGTGTGGGCCGGACGGGCAGCGCCTACGACGAGTACGGCTACGCCGGTCAGGTCTGGCACACCTACGACCTCGGTTGTGGACCGCAGGGGGTCAACAACCCCAACGCGATGGTCGACACCTGGATCGGCAACCAGCTGTTCAACGTCGCCAAGAACCTGGTGGGCATCACCAACTCGCTGCACTACTCGCTGCTGTCCGGCGATCTCATGAAGCCGCTGGACGACATGATCGCCAGGGCCACCGTCGCGCTGTACGACAGCGTGTTCACTCCGTGGTTCGGGGTCGTGGCTGTGGTCCTCGCGGTGCTGCTGTTCCGCTACATCTGGCGGGGTGACCTCGCCAGCATCGGCAAGCGGACCACCTGGGCCCTGGCCGGGCTGTGGCTGGCCTCGGCGACCTATCTGACGCCGCTGGTCTACACCCAGGCCCTGGACGACGTCGTGATCACCGGCACTTCGGCGGTGCAGGGCGGGTTCCTGCGCGAGGTCGGTGTCGACGAGCGGGACGGACTGCCCACGCTGCTGCACGACCAGGTCGTCTACCGGGGATGGCTGCGGGGCGAGTTCGGCTCCCCCGACTCGGAGAAGGCCGAGGAACTCGGCATGCGGTTGCTCGACGCGCAGGCCTGGAGCAAGCGCGAGGTGCTGTCCGGGGAGGCGGACGGGTCGGCCGAGGAGAAGAAGCGGCAGTTCGAGGAGGTGGCCGACCAGATGGGCAGCGCCTACGGCTACTTCCGGGGCGTGGACGGCAGCCGTATCGGCGCGGGCATGCTGAGCATGTTGCAGGCGCTGGCCTACACCACCTTCCAGCTGCTGGCCAAGGCCGCCATCCTGCTGGCCCAGTTGCTGCTGCGCGTGCTGATCCTCACGGGACCGCTCATCGGTCTGGTCGCGATACTGCACCACGACGTGCTGCGCGGTGTGGGGCGGATCGCGGGATCGGCGTTGCTCAACGTGGTGGTCATCTCCGCCATGGCCGGGGTGCACACGGTGGTGCTCAACCTGATCTTCGCCTCCGGCAGCGGCTTCGCGCTGCTGACCCAGATAGTGCTGGCCGGGCTGCTGACGGTCATCTTCCTGATGATCGGCAAGCCGATCCGGCGCATGGGCCAGATGGTCGAGCTCTCGGTCGGCGCGGCCGGTGGGGCGGTTCCGGGTACGCCCTCGTGGTTCTCCCGTTCGCGCAAGCGCGGGTCGGACGAACAGGGGCGCGGTGCCCAGGACGACTTCTGGGACCAGGTGCGTTCCTCCGACAACGACGATCTCGGCGCGGGCGGCGGTCCCGGACGGGCTCGCCCGAGTCCGAGGAGCCCCCGTGACGGCGACCTCCGAGCGGATGGATCGACCGGCGGGTCGTTGGGCTGGCGGTGGCGCCCGGGCAGGCGCGTCCGCTGGGATACCGGCCGCGCGGCCGGGCGGAACCTCCGGTGGTGGCGAGCGGGAGGCGGGGCAGCAGCGTCCGGGCACGACCGGGGAGCCGCTGGTTCGCTGCCCGCCGCCGAGGGGGCAGTCGTGTCGTGGACACCGCTCCGATCACTGAGGGGAGCTGGGAGGAGCGAGACCAGGACCCGGTCGTGGTCCCCTCCCGGGTCGGGGCAACTCCCCGTTGCGTGACGCCGCCGCCGGGCCGGACCGGCGTTCCGAGACCGAGTTCCTCCGGGGAGACCGGTCAACGTGGTCTACCGCCCTCGCGCGGGTTGGAGGTCGCCGATGAGTGACGCGTCTCTTCGAGGGGCCGATTCTGATGCCGATCAGGACGCATCGCGGTCGCGCCGCCGTCTACCGCAGGTTATGGGGCTGGCCGTTGCGCTCCCCCAAGCACCTGATCCTGGCGCTGGTGCTGCTGGTCGCGCTGGTCAGCGCCGTCGGGCTGCTGCTTCCCGAGATCACCCCGGCAGGCAGCACCGCTCGCACGGACCGGGAGTCCACCGACTACGCCCCGGAGCCCGAGGAACGGGACTCCGCCGCCGGAGGAGGGCAGGACGTCGGCGATCGGGACGAACTCGGCGGCGCGCCGCCCACGATCTCGGTTCCCACCGTCACACCCGAGTCCGCCCCGCCCACTCCGGCCGGGATGGATGTGG
The nucleotide sequence above comes from Actinopolyspora erythraea. Encoded proteins:
- a CDS encoding zinc ribbon domain-containing protein, translating into MKADPAAQRRLLEVANVDSELNRINHRRRTLPELERIGAAEREARTKQDALVAARTTLDDLQNEVDRLENEVEQVRSRQQRDRQLMDSTESSKQLEDLQHEMSTLSRREAALEDDMLEVMERREAQETEVSHAQRAVDAAESELEDARNARDEALADLESDEAKRLAERESLTGEIPQQLLDLYERIRQQRGAGAGYLQGGRCGACRLELDRAALASVREAAADDVVRCEECGAIMVRTKESGL
- a CDS encoding bifunctional RNase H/acid phosphatase yields the protein MSTRVIVEADGGSRGNPGAAGFGAVVRDADTGAVLAERSGGLGEATNNVAEYRGMIAGVTAALELGAAEAEIRLDSKLVVEQMSGRWRVKHEALRPLAAEARRLVSRLTSARFEWIPRNRNTHADRLANEAMDRQADGEEPVPEPAAPTVSADPAARTEPVTRSSAAEAASASPTPGGVASWSGAVGSPTRLLLLRHGQSPMSVDKRYSGRGDVPLTELGERQARAAAGRLLTMDELSAGEGAVPVLSSPLSRARGTAEAVARAVDGRLVSHDGLMETDFGAWEGLTFTEASERYPELHRGWLGDPAVAPPEGESMNAVFERVDVVRRELLREYAGRTIVLVTHVTPIKALLRMALGVGPELFYRLHLDLASLSVAEFYPDGNASVRLVNDTSHLRGL
- a CDS encoding ROK family protein → MADPRTVRQMNRQHMLELFSDGQARSRAAVARTTGLTKPSVSSIIDSLLEEGLLVPAGVGEAGIIGGRRPNLVVFNPDARAHVGVHLGVRRSSVAVADALGRTLATESVPSSVGDPASGVRQLGPLVERAAERAGVPTGRIASVGVSVSGLVDHRSGRCLLAPNLDWHDVPIREWVEEQFDVPAVIYNEAHAGALAEQRFGWGEDVTNFVRVMVSMGIGAGVVLDSRLFAGAAGIGGEIGHCRVEDNGRPCACGNSGCLESVASQLAILQSVREAAETGTPTGLAPDCDIDDVLTAAEDGDAGAEAAVRRAGTGLGRGIAYLLNVLNPDLVVLGGTVAAAGQVLRHPMEEAVRYSSLPHSACRLVTSSLSNAELDGAVLLAREQVAL
- a CDS encoding sugar porter family MFS transporter translates to MSFHSNTGTSGAGSHARPLRTAHFASVAALGGFLFGYDTAVINGGVTAIRETFGVGAVVTGLAVAMALIGSAVGAWYAGTLADRYGRLVTMRTAAVLFLLSAIGSALPFTVWDFTLWRLLGGVAVGMASVIAPAYIAEIAPARNRGRLGTLQQLAIVLGIAISQVVNWGIAGMAGGAAEPLLGLDAWQWMLAVEAVPAVLYGVLAFTIPESPRYLVMRGQLSRAHQVLSTTEEGDLDERLDEIRESVVNDHRPRVRDLRRAGTGLFPIVWIGIVLSVLQQFGGINVIFYYSSALWQSVGIDESSSLLLSLSTQFFNILGTVIALLLLDRVGRRPLLLTGSVGMTIMLGLATYAFSHASTVDGEPNLANPYGPMALVAAHVFVFFFAISWGPVVWVLLGEMFPNRFRAPALAVAAAAQWLANFLITATFPPLSEISLSMTYLGYTAFAALSVWFVLKWVPETKGRTLEDMDRATMTPTG
- a CDS encoding class I SAM-dependent methyltransferase, which codes for MGEYIFASDDRLTEIHLGALDRAFDRISIQRLLDSGVGPGWRCLDVGAGSGSLASWLARRVGRSGEVVATDVDLRGLRHVAGSNLRVLEHDITVDALSRGSYDLVHGRLLLILLQRRRELLEPLVRALKPGGVLLMEDFDVEGAGTVCAPSAAEGELFDRVLWSYLDAMSAAGADIHWGRHLYGELCRIGLRDVSSVGTAEVWRGGSPGCELIQANFTQLRERMLAEGRVDPDELRRATELLGDPRFAMRGFLLVGNSGIR
- a CDS encoding ATP-binding protein codes for the protein MFGRGRGREHDSRRASGQQHRAAPQKASKTARTGKRGDRKLSGEQSLPSYTPSIAARSIDGHLLRTGQDVFAWYRLSPQRWSFRSDSQRQDLIAAIAGQYAELQGRWLHLRVTNRPYPIRMWAEAHVRNAHNPPPDVPGALSFDDYMVGEQQQLMGRSMAEKEVYLGVQVQTRNVVDRAVERAAPLLRRVFPEAVDAELVALDSEIEHLDQVIGSAGLDGRPVTAEEISWLMHRSCSLGLPAPRNLPATPGGEWQPEDLASFTDAADMHQEPYAPTVTVRGRTGSNAGVSRQVAVLTLGQTHGLQIPEVDDPWLQHSDRLPAPVEWSARIYVRRPEDVGGELQRQMNKVRSQVRHYTEEHGLEPPTSLARQAGRVLEIDDEMTSGFTALATRVRSWWRMSVSGPTERDALRLAQQLLDLYKPKVAIEHPEAQYAMAREFIPGEPLASGAYMRRGSVVWAASSVPQATAEVGDRRGVLLGETCTATRRPVAWDPWMAQEVRDASGLTAMVAGLGGGKSFLGGGLVYKTLRAGAYWTLLDPSGPLAELCELPELRPYARPINLLNAQPGILNPYRVVAEPELEHFVDEEDPERSWRRERALAAATRRRLVLDVLTGLLPYDVARMPQTRIVLLRAVRAVGGRPDAHPGMVFEALRRDASEHHEHAVVVADFLDEVRERMSLLIPEADADPYSQRREDRLTVLTMAGLTLPKDGVGREHWTDSEALGVQLLNLAAWLTQRTVYERPKEERKGVWIDEAFFLSEVPTGRVLMNRFARDSRKWNVRVLLSSQIPADFLRIQGFVSLLDSVFIGRLDDEQAQSDALRLLKVPVDAGYEQVVSALGRRPGPARNSTERDRSPRQFIFGDGDGGVERIRIDFSGPHLQHLRDSLDTTPVVEDSDEDSTGGNESLTPNSDSIAEIGGADTDEEPVSEEDEELLEDFTEWELTTAGVGRDDHQTDSGEDPGGSNGYRGGDRARGVS